In the Candidatus Neomarinimicrobiota bacterium genome, one interval contains:
- the gpmA gene encoding 2,3-diphosphoglycerate-dependent phosphoglycerate mutase, giving the protein MDTKLVLLRHGESLWNLENRFTGWTDVDLTDQGIAEAHQAGKQLLEEGFEFDLAFTSVLKRAVRTLWLVLDEMDLMWIPVERSWRLNERHYGALQGLNKAETAQQYGPEQVHLWRRSYDVPPPALEPEDPRHPRFDPRYAGLNPEELPATESLADTYRRVMPYWEKAIAPSLRQGRTVLISAHGNSLRALVKHLGHISDEDISQLNIPTGIPLLYEFDEQLNVLGSRYLGDQEAARAAAEAVARQAEAAKGDRNPK; this is encoded by the coding sequence ATGGATACTAAACTCGTTCTGCTGCGCCACGGCGAGAGCCTCTGGAACCTGGAAAACCGCTTCACCGGCTGGACCGATGTCGACTTGACCGACCAGGGCATCGCGGAGGCCCACCAGGCAGGGAAACAGCTGCTGGAGGAGGGCTTCGAATTTGACCTCGCCTTCACCTCCGTCCTTAAACGGGCCGTCCGCACCCTGTGGCTGGTACTCGATGAAATGGACCTGATGTGGATACCGGTGGAGCGCAGCTGGCGGCTCAACGAACGGCATTACGGCGCGTTGCAGGGACTGAACAAGGCCGAAACCGCCCAGCAGTACGGCCCCGAGCAGGTTCACCTCTGGCGGCGCAGCTACGACGTGCCACCGCCCGCCCTGGAGCCGGAAGATCCCCGCCACCCACGCTTCGATCCGCGCTATGCCGGCTTGAATCCAGAAGAACTGCCCGCCACCGAGTCTCTGGCCGATACCTATCGGCGGGTGATGCCTTATTGGGAAAAAGCTATTGCGCCCAGTCTGCGGCAGGGAAGGACCGTGCTGATCTCCGCCCACGGGAACAGCCTTCGCGCCCTGGTAAAGCACCTGGGCCACATCTCCGACGAAGATATCAGCCAGCTCAACATCCCCACCGGCATCCCGCTGCTATATGAGTTTGACGAGCAGTTGAACGTTCTGGGCTCCCGCTACCTTGGCGATCAAGAAGCGGCCAGGGCGGCGGCCGAAGCTGTCGCCCGGCAGGCGGAAGCGGCGAAAGGAGATCGGAATCCAAAGTGA